GAACTTGTGTGAGAGCAAGATAAACCCGTTGTTTATTAGAATATTCTGAAAGGTGGTTATTTCGGTGTGAAGAGAGAGGTATGCAGAAGAGGTGTTATATGTTTTGTTGAAAAGGTTTATGTTTAAGGCAGCCCGGAATAAAACTGTCGAAAAGCATATATAAgcctgtaaacattttattacgaTAAACAGATTGTTGTAAACTGGTTATCTAATCTGATGATTTGTGTATCAAGAAAAGACAAATTACCGTTTTCAGTTTCacaagtaaaattaatgttaaggTGTTTCGAATTCAAATAATCCAAGGATTTTTTATACGTGATTAGAGCTTCGAAGGAATACAAATGTATGTATCATAAATATATCTTCCATATAAAGACGGTTTGCATTGAGCGGAAAGAGGGTCATTTTtccataataatatttaaattattttaccgTTGTCATATACAGTGAATAAAcatcatatataaataatacattaaccTATACATTATCcaattaagtaatttaaaatctGGATTCTTATTCCCTTAGTTTTCTAAAAGCAGAAGACAGTGCATTAAAATTAATTCTacaaataacaatgtattttaaagttcCTTAGGTTATTTTAAAGTGTGTTTACAGACTTACGTGAACGAACTTGTAAAAATAAAGGAAGGGGACACAATAAAAAATTTGAGACGTCCTTATGTACGTGGGACGAGGTAATTAATTCTCAGGGTTTTTTTGTCACAATGTGTTAAGGGAGATAGCCCTCAGTGGTGTAGCAGTAagtgtgaaggcttataacattTACAAGTTCTGTTTTTATAGCCCCCTATAGATAGACCAGAGACAGTCCGTTGCGTTGGttcgtgcttaacaatgaacaaatTTAACTCAAGAAAGGTCAATGGTggattattaatttgtttcaaatttcacgcaaagtcgtccctaatttaatagtgtcagaggagatggaaggcagctagtcattactacctacTACTAATTCAGGGGcttctctttttaccaatgaatagtaacgcccccacagctgaaagggcgagcatgtttggtgtgacggggattcgaatttgcgactctcagattacgaatcgagcgccttaaccacctggccatgccaggcctgtctGATATGAAACAACTATCAATTTCCAaacttatatgtttttattgtgttctttGTGGATATGACTCTAGTATTGTTAATACAATCGTTTCCCATATGGCCCATTTTCTTCAGCGTATAAGAGAAAGAAAACAAGCCCAGGGAAGTGTAAAGGTTGATCGCGAGAGTTTCTAGTCCTTGCTGTACGAGGTATGGTATGCTTAGGGAGACATACAATTCTTTACCTTCGGTGTATAGGACGCATGGGAGGTTTAAGACCCCTTTTTTGAGGGAAAAATATGAGTCTTATAAACCGAAAAATACGataatatctgaatttcactgTTTGCACCAACAGATGACGTCCTTCagtatatcattaaaaaaaaaagaaaataagacaaTATGTATCTGTCAATGATAAGCAAACAACAGGAATGCACACTTTTTCGTTCAgaaaacaaatatcacaaaaacacacacacatgtaacgTAATAAAATTTACTTACCTGAAACTCTTTCAAAGTCTGACACGTGAAACTTTCTAATTACCCACTGTTTTCCATAGCGTCTTGTAAGATATCGATTAACAGCACAAGGTAAACGAATATTCATAGTGTTAAAATATACCCGTTCTTCAGTTTGCTACtaagaatgaatattttctttaaaatacattgtttacaCAATGAAGATTAGTGTTTATATGCacatttgtataaaatgttttattaggcTTTTGTGGTTTTTAAAAACGGAATTATATTACCAGCAAGCATGCCCTGATTAAGCCTACTTAGGACCGACGTGCAAATGTATTTTTAGGGACCATTGATATAATTGTCAGTCCTTGCATTAATCTAGCTCTGGTAAcgaaacaacataaatatatcattttcaaTTAAGTGTTATCTAAACCGTTATTTGACAAGTCTCCATGTAAATAATGAACTGATGTGGGAGTTAGCGTTGTTCGGATCTGATACTTATGTTACCTATGTGAGTTGATCAATTACATCAGCTAACAACTCAAATACCGCTGTAAACTTCTTAATAACTAAAACTGTTAAGAGTTACATTACTTGCTAGGAAAAGCAATAATTTGTCCTCTTATATgtctgcaaattaaataaacatctaACCTAGAACAGTAATACTATTTACATAAACTAATTGTAAATTGTTGAgaaagataaatttaaacatttaaaaatcagtaattaattacaaaagtagACAATTCTGAGATTTAAAATGCTTGGGTAATTCTTATTTTTCACTAAAGAACTGGTAAGAACTAATGCAGCAGatatttatcacttttattaaatttaagtCTAACTTTTCCAAAGTGTCTAGatgagttttattttaacattttttttttttttttgcattaaagCTAGTCTCCCGCTAGgacaacagtttgtttttgttttggaatttcgcacaaagttactcgagggctatctgtgctagccgtccctaatttagcagtgtaagactagagggaagacagctagtcatcaccacccaccgccaactcttgggctactcttttaccaacgaatagtgggattgaccgtcacattatacacccccacggctgggagggcgagcatgtttagcgcgacgcgggcgcgaacccgcgacccgcggattacgagtcgcacgccttacgcgcttggccatgccaggccaggacaACAGTATGTCTTCCGATTTACAATGacgaaaatcaggggttcgggggacacagcagatagcctgatttagctttactataagaaaacacacacacatatgaaaaCTAATTTGTCTTTAtaggaaattaatttttaaacgtCATAGTTTTGTTATGCCTAAAACTTTTGCAgttgattttttctttttagtaCTTCAATGAATAACAAATAGATCTTGCCATATCTGATTAACCTTTTCTATTTCAAGTTGCtggttaatttatttatttaacaagaaAGTTGCTTTCTTCGAGACGAAGGCACTTCAAGAGATACGCCCGAAAAGATAACGTACACTGTTCAATAACCTAGTCAGAAGAGAGTTAATCAAGTCTTCATTAATTAGAAATGAAACCTGAATGTAAAGATAAAACTATTTGAGTTAGTAACAAACGAACAGCTTGCTTGAAAATCAGTTTTTGATACTGTTTTAGCTTATCACTCTTTTCTTTCATATTCTCACTACAAATTAAGAATTTCAGAGATAGAAACAGGTTCGATAAAGTGGgtaagtataatataatataatatttcttcttgACACGTTCCTCAGTGGGAGATGAGGAAGTATACGAACTGAAAACGCCagaatccggggttcgattcaccACCGTATACACGACAAACAGCTAAGTGTGACCCTGCACTTAAACAAGTTTGTccgtttttctattatttttttttaaatttcgctcaaaactacacgaggactatctgagctagtcgtccataatttagcagtgaaagactagagaaaaggcagctagtcatcaccacccagcgccaacttttaagctactcttttattaacgaatagtgggattgactgtcacactataatgccctcAGGCCGGAAATAGCAAGAATGGTTGATGgaatggggaatcgaacccacaacccgcagattgcaagtcgagcgccctaaccacctggccatagcggGCCCGCTACAACAAACCAGCTTGTTGAAACAGGAGAGAGGGGTGTGAAACAAACCTGATTTTAAGCGAAAGTTTCAACCACTAATAGTGTATAAATAAAGAGTAAGAGTTACAGATTTCACTTCATCAGTGACTCGTTATAAGCCTGTTATACAATGTTGATATATTATACTCACCTGGAATGGACCGCTCACATATTACAAGATAGATATTAGAGCAATAAAACAGCTGCCAGAGGAACTTCTTAGAACCCTGCATCCGTACGCAGTTGTACTCAATGCTATTCTTTGGTTCTCCAGGCGTCCAGGGCCATCTCACATTTAGATCCAATTCAGTTTCATCGTTGAAAACCATCAGGCCCTCAGTGGCTACATCACTTAACCCAATCCACACTGAAGGAGTGTTTTGACCTTGATTCCTTATGTAAGTTTTACATAAGTCAATTAAGAGGTTAGCTGTGAACAGGTCGGAAGGAGTAGCTAATTCTTGACCAATACTTTTACAGTAGGCCTTAGCGTATTCCCACGTTCCTGATTTGTCGAATAACGTAAAACATCGGTTGGTTGAACACATCTCGTCTGAAATCAAGCCAAAGTTTGACGTTGATATAAGTACAGGATTCTTTAATACTTGAATATAATAAGAAGTGGCATGTATATTATGGGGCGattaactgtgatatattacaaaATGCTCTCAGTTAATCTAACAGTTTAGTATTCAAATTAACGTTTTGTGGGGAAATTAACTCAGTACTAAATATGAACTAACAATGATTTGGTAATATTTGCAAACtttagctgtttgtttgttttaaaagagagccacattaggctatctgctgggtcTACTGTAGGGAATCGAAcactggattttagtgttgtaaacctgTAAAATTACCAATGACCCACCGACGAATGGATTGTATTTGGGTGTATTCTCTTTGTGTTCTATCTTACGCTTGACAGGTGATGTCCTTAATCTGTAAACCTTACTTTTAAAGTTTGTCAAGTGACAAAATTTCTATAATTCTGATAAACACATATACTTATTGTCTTCATGTATAAACCTTGTGTGCTTTAGTACCCTTTTGTATTAAACCTGAATAATACAGGTCTAGGTACGGTCGAAACATGTGTTTTCCACAAAAATATCACTATGTTTACAAGTCATTGTTTGTTAATTTCCAACTCAAATAAACCTGTTTGCTTTTCAATGCAAACCAGCGCACCCATCGGTACAGCAGTATTGGACGTGGTCTAGGGGTAACGTTTTAAACGGATTTGTCTCTGCAGTAACCCTGGACAGTACGAAGTCATACGAATTTCATATATAGTATCTTGCACATTATAACCTCGTCACTcgtcagttgttgttgtttttttaatgaggtAAATATATCATCTCGATCATTTTGTCTCTCGATAGGATAGCGACAAGTCTAAGGATcttcaacgctaaaaacctgggtTCGATTTCCACGTAAGACACCGCGGATAGTCAAGTGTGGCTTCGTGATAAAACAAATTCGGCCATCGTTAGAATACGTTTACTGTTGTTaagtaaatgaaatgttttattggaaAGTGTTCTCTTACAGACTAttcaaagaaaaaagataaacttgtaattttatttataataatgaaaacacaccaacaaacacatacatacacctCACCCCATCCCCAAATAATCTTCTATTGCATAGTTTGCTGTggtcatttcaaaattttaatgaaccttacatgaaacaatacaaaagtaTATCAGCACACTTTTAGTTCCTTGTTTtctttcagcacaaagctacacaatgcccTGTCTTCAGTGTACCTCTGTCGGGGATAGATCTCCGAATTTTAGAGTTGGTACTCACATAAGGTAATAAGTTtgagaagtgtgtgtgtttttttcttttagcaaagccacaaaggctatctactcagcccaccgcggggaatcgaacccctgattttagcgttgtaaatccggagacataccgctgtactagcggggggcaagttTGAGAAGAAACTGATAATTTACCACAATTTCAGTCATTACTTCCAATATTACGTTCGGCATTAAAACcagacaaaattaaaaatgaaaatgaatataACAACGGCAAAAGTGTGGGTGCTGctgtgaaaaaaaaacgttttgctATTTgttaaaagtgtatatatatatatacacacacacatatatatacatatatcaagaAAAAAGTTAAAGTCGGGTATATTTTAGTCCGTCTTCTTGTGTTTTAAACCAAAGTTACTTAAATTATCTGGAATCTCACTGGTTGGcaacattactttataataattaaagaaaatatattaattcttatataattatttacgtattacaagaattaaaGGAAACCTATACGTCTGATGATTTACGATATGAGGACCTGGTTTGTATTATCGCTATAGTATAGGTTGTCTAATGACTTACAGTATGAAAATTAGGCCTACATTGTGACTACTGTAtaagtatggtttgttttgaatttcgcgtaaagctacatgagggctatctgcgctagccgtcctgaATATAGCAGTGAAAGGCTGGCGGAAAGGccgctagttatcaccacccacacccaattcttggattactctttcactaacaaattATGCGATTGATCTACATTATagcatccccacggctgaaaggacgagtatgttcggTGACGGAAATAGGAACCCAAGACCCTCATCTCAGACTGCGAGTCCAGCACCCTCACCATCTGGCCATGGCAGGctcaaaatttcattttgtttctgtgtaattagatgagatttgtttgttttaagttaagcacgaaaattacacaatgggttatttgttctGTGCCCCCCATGGgcatcgaaacctagtttctagagctctaagtttgcagacataccgctgtgttactgAAGGGCGTCCAATGATTTACAGTATGAAAATAGGGTCTATATAGTCATTATTGTATTAAGTTACTTTTTGGttttacttaatatatatatacactgctggccaaaatcgtaaggccaatgaacataaagaaaaaatatgcatttttcgttgttagactcaaccacttatttgagtagagcttcgaaagatggaaataagaaaaggggaaaataaaaaaaagcttcttttagcatttaatagggaaaatgtgaacactatgaaattggcctaaatactagctggtcaaagtgTAAGACTATACTGAAaagaagtgttaatcggtaaacacgtaacgaaatttagtcacttgtgttcaagcattagcattgtcaacatcgcCCACTGACaactcctgtgttacattgggtaaaaacatggcaaaggctaaaaagttgacagagtttgaacgtggcaaaattgtcgagcttcaaaagcaaggtctctttcaacgtgccatcgctaaagagattaggcgtagtaaaacggctgttgcaaatttcttaaaataccctgAGGGGTACGGAACgcgaatttcaagtggtcgacccacgaaaatttcgccggcattgagcaggaggattcgacgggttgtccagcaagacaccagccgatcgtcgaaccagattgaggcccttacagacgcagaatgcagctcaagaacaataagacggcatctacgagagaaaggctttaaaaaccgtaaacgtcttcaaaggccacgcctccttccacaccacgaatcagctcggttaaactttgctgagaagcaccaaacatgggacgagaaaagtggacgaaggttttattctctcatgaggaaaaatttaacctggatggtccagatggtttccaacgttactggcacgataaggataactcaccggagacatttcctacatgacacagtggaggaggttccatcatggtctgggatgctttctccttccatggaacaatggagcttcaggttatacagaggcgtcaaCCAGCAGctgctacattggcatgttggagaaggcatccttattgactgaaggacctcgcttgtgtggaaatgactggatctttcagcaggacagcaaagcaatccacaatgcccgcaggacaaaggactttttcatggcgaatagcgtgattcttttggaccatccagcgtgttcacccgaactgaaccccattgaaaatgtttgggggtggatggcaagggaagtctatagaaatggacgtcaattccaaacagtgcacgatcttcgtgaagccatcttcaccacttggaataacattccagctagccttctgcaaacgcttatatcgaccatgccaaagcgaatgtttgaagttattcgcaatgacggccgtgcaacttactattgagacctcttgttgggcatttcctaccctgtttaggacttctttttcgtatggtcttaaacttttgaccagctagtatttaggctaatttcatagtgtttacatttttcctattaaatgctgaaaaaggttttttcatttttattttcccatttcttattttcatctttcgaagctctactcaaataagtggttgagtctaacaacgcaaaatgcatatttttttctttatgttcattggccttaagattttggccagcagtgtatataccaTATACCAGTCTTcgaagtgaaaacaaaataaatcagcGATGGTTTGAATAATCGACGTAGTTTAACGGGAAGAGTCTCTTTCTGAAATctgaaattaatgtttaaactttataaaatattttagggtTTGTTACAGTAGCAGTCCGCTATGAATTCCTTACTGGATTAACAAAAGAGTAACTGTACTGTAGACCGTAAAACGATATTCAagttcatatttaaaacaaaccaacaacacgTGAAAAACTTAGTTGAAAACTAATGCTTTTACTGAGCCAaaaggccgggcatggccagatggttaaggcactcgactcgtaatccgaggatcacgggttcgaatccccgtcacatctgacatgctcggcctttcagtcatgggggcgttataaagtgatggtcaatcccactattcgttggtaaaagagtagcccaatagttagcggtgggtggtgatgactggctgccttccctctagtcttacactgctaaattagggacggctagcgcagataactctcgtgtagctttgcgtgaaatcgaaaaacaaactataataaaaaaaggctgaaaacaaaatatacgcTTTCAGGAAAACAACACACAAACGTCCGTATAAAGTGGTGGAATGAAAGACAATGATTTAGTTGGGATAATTAAGATCTATGTAATTTTAAACCTAAGGTCCTTGACATGAAAagttaatagtttcttttttttttgctagtaacattataacccaaaatatattaaatatttgtgatataaagtaaaagataaaaaaaaaatgccatAGGGCCGTTGAAGCAACAGTCACCAGTGCATGGACTCTTGGACTAATACCCCTTTGGACCATTGCATTTGAAGCATAACAGCTGATTTTCTGTATTTATCCTTCTTCATGGTCCTGTTACGGTTACTAAAGTGATAGTGAGGGTGACTGTgttctctctctcttgtgtggTAGTTTGTGTACTTCAATAACATTGTAGTTGTAATGGATTTGGTCTTGGATGCAGCCATTATCTTCTCAAACTACATTACACTGCACATTTTCAATTTTTAGCTTTAATATTTAATTgcaagtatataaataaatattgtaataaaccaACAAGTACAACATGCAGAGTTGGATGAGAGATTTGTTTTGTCTACTTGAAGTCTCTTTCTTCAGTTAGAAGTGCAAGATCCCTGGGGTATACCTTTCTGTATAACTAAGAGAAATGATTCAAGCTTTGTATTCACCAAATGTTCATTCTAATATAAAGAGTTGAGAAAATAGCTGACTCATTTCAGTATTATATCTCAGTATATTATTTGATAATCATTCCTAGCTTCTCCCTTGTCTCCCAAGAACTTAACCAaatcgtgatgacaagaaatccacttgaagtaaaaatgtattgcaGAAACTTAGACATTTGCTTACAAAATTCCTGGCGTCACAGTATGCTTTTAAggagttataaaaataacatttataatgtaGTGACCTTATGGGCTATTATTACCATTTGCCTCTTCGAAATTCGCCAGAAAGTTGTGGGATGGAATCAAATGGAACTTCTGTTCATACAGATGTTACAAACAGTGCAAAAGAGATACTATCGAAGACAGTATTCTGTTATGATGATACAATAGTTTTATTCGATGAGGTTCAGCGTTTCATGAACAATACGTGTTTTCCCTCATGTCTACATACCTTCGTAAAACTGTTCATCTTTCAAAATCTAAGTTACTAATGTGTCTTCTTACTTCCTACCCATCTGTAAACATTACTTTATCTTCCTAACTTTTTACTTACTTACGAAAGCTCTTTTATTTGGTGTTTCGTCCTTCTTACCTAACTGTCTTCCTTTGAAAATTCTGTAAATTTTCTTCAAATACATACTATACTTTATACATATTTTCTTATTGATTTTACAGTGAAGATCATTTAATCACTATTTCCGAGTTTACACCAATTGACGTCAAAATATATTcgtataaaacaaaaagttatattgTTTTACCACTTACAGGACACGGTAGTCACCAGTCCAAGGcagtagaaaaacaaaatctataaaaaatgaaataatcatATAAACATTAACATAGAGAGTTGCGTAGATTGAAAGAACGTTATTGTAAAACACTAATAGGTATTTACTTAAAATGAGAATCATACACTGAACAATATTCCTTGTTGTGTTACTCTTTACCACCGTTGTTTACTACCTTTATCTTtagttggttgttgtttttattttgatacatcAATTACATTGTGAAGCTCtgactgtatttttttattttggtaaaataatgtattttaaacgtATAACATAAGCAAGCAGTTGTCATTAAAGCatctatatttttaaagataattttactcATGAAATTTCAACATACcttagtttgatttgtttatattattttaatatgtcaTTCTTTCACGCATAAAATAATACTCCTTGTTACGTCTAACACAGTGAAATAAATACACGAAACTTTCGTGAATAACGAATTTAAACTGTAGCTTTCAGTGTATAAAATACTTGatgaaaatacacatttaaaattacattttgaagaCACCTAATTCTTGGTGATGTGATATCTTGACAagggaataatttttttttagcacTG
This sequence is a window from Tachypleus tridentatus isolate NWPU-2018 chromosome 5, ASM421037v1, whole genome shotgun sequence. Protein-coding genes within it:
- the LOC143250317 gene encoding C-type lectin mannose-binding isoform-like, which produces MCSTNRCFTLFDKSGTWEYAKAYCKSIGQELATPSDLFTANLLIDLCKTYIRNQGQNTPSVWIGLSDVATEGLMVFNDETELDLNVRWPWTPGEPKNSIEYNCVRMQGSKKFLWQLFYCSNIYLVICERSIPDVAVWRSFPFMQIWG